The Priestia aryabhattai genome contains a region encoding:
- a CDS encoding YuiB family protein — protein sequence MEMSVPVLIISILLFFVLFFGIGFLLNMLLRMSWIMAIIYPVIFIFIIDDVRAVDYIQHPAQSFQQLGEKVLSLATADIAILMAGFVGALASGITIKSLRTRGYQMF from the coding sequence ATGGAAATGAGTGTGCCTGTACTAATTATCTCCATCTTGCTGTTTTTTGTTTTGTTTTTTGGAATCGGTTTCTTATTAAATATGCTGCTTCGCATGTCTTGGATTATGGCCATTATTTATCCCGTGATTTTTATTTTTATTATTGATGATGTACGGGCAGTTGATTACATTCAACATCCCGCTCAATCCTTTCAGCAGCTAGGGGAAAAAGTGCTATCTTTAGCTACAGCTGACATCGCGATTTTAATGGCAGGGTTTGTAGGTGCACTAGCTTCCGGCATTACCATTAAATCTTTACGAACAAGAGGGTACCAAATGTTTTAA
- a CDS encoding 3D domain-containing protein, which produces MIGKIAKRFIMCLLLVGALFTTYEAITGVPITTVIKYMPFINRTGHPLMNERLLPSFLKPLRAEAASNDKERLTIEEAFDWSRYPSKNVLATGYTAGYESTGKNPSHPGYGITYSGVKVKRDLYSTIAADLTIFPIGTILFIPGYGYGVVADKGGAIKGNHLDLYFETVSDVYNIWGKKELNVYVVKSGDGRLTEEELTMLNEKKSMQVFRQQVK; this is translated from the coding sequence ATGATTGGAAAAATAGCAAAGCGATTCATTATGTGCCTATTACTGGTCGGAGCGCTGTTTACCACATATGAAGCAATTACTGGCGTCCCAATAACCACAGTCATCAAATATATGCCTTTTATAAACCGTACAGGGCATCCTCTAATGAATGAAAGGCTCTTGCCATCATTTCTAAAACCACTAAGAGCTGAAGCAGCTAGCAATGACAAAGAGCGTCTGACGATTGAAGAAGCATTTGATTGGTCGCGTTATCCATCTAAGAATGTATTGGCTACGGGCTACACAGCTGGCTACGAGTCAACTGGGAAAAATCCCAGTCATCCAGGGTATGGTATTACATATTCAGGCGTTAAAGTAAAACGTGACTTGTATTCAACCATCGCTGCTGATTTAACCATATTTCCAATCGGCACGATCTTGTTTATTCCGGGCTATGGCTACGGAGTGGTAGCAGATAAAGGTGGGGCTATTAAAGGCAATCATCTTGATTTATATTTTGAAACTGTTTCCGATGTGTATAACATATGGGGTAAGAAAGAATTAAACGTCTATGTAGTGAAATCAGGAGACGGCCGTTTAACTGAAGAAGAGTTAACAATGCTGAATGAAAAGAAATCGATGCAAGTTTTTCGTCAGCAGGTGAAATAA
- a CDS encoding divergent PAP2 family protein: MELFSNFPLWSSLIAIFFAQFIKIPLSFVATKKIDGSLFFSTGGMPSSHSAAVTSLATAIGLAEGLKSPIFALSTIFAIIVMFDAKGVRRHAGEQATVLNRLVEDFQRAVKEAKLWTTNEEEEKQVKLKELLGHKPIEVFFGALTGIAVAFVMYYVWP; encoded by the coding sequence ATGGAGTTATTCTCAAATTTTCCACTTTGGAGTTCATTAATCGCTATTTTCTTTGCTCAATTTATTAAGATTCCCCTTTCTTTTGTAGCTACTAAAAAAATAGACGGAAGCTTATTTTTTAGTACAGGAGGCATGCCAAGCTCTCACTCGGCAGCCGTAACTTCCTTAGCAACTGCCATTGGGCTAGCAGAAGGTCTTAAATCCCCTATTTTTGCTCTCTCCACTATTTTTGCCATCATTGTCATGTTCGATGCTAAAGGAGTAAGAAGACACGCAGGAGAGCAAGCAACGGTCTTAAACCGTTTAGTTGAAGACTTTCAGCGCGCAGTAAAAGAAGCAAAGCTGTGGACGACCAATGAAGAGGAAGAAAAACAAGTGAAACTAAAAGAGCTGCTTGGGCATAAGCCCATTGAAGTATTCTTTGGAGCCTTAACAGGAATAGCGGTTGCTTTTGTGATGTATTATGTATGGCCATAA
- a CDS encoding leucyl aminopeptidase: protein MFSHVETYGVDRQTEALVIGLFNQNQQFDGLLKEIDDALGGQLIHLIKEGDIRVQEKRISTIHTLGKLGAKRLYFVGLGRKQALTKNGLKESFGLLFKKLKEAKISNASVALPTFDTGEWSEQETAALLGEAQQLAMYEFENYKKKSNEPDKQLEKIELFSLHKDVVQSALVGYTYGRATNSARTLVNLPSNMLTATDLANYAVEMAHTYDFEYEILEKEEMETLGMGALLAVNQGSAEPPKMIVLKYQGKEKWEDVIGLVGKGITFDTGGYSIKSKDGIVGMKTDMGGAASVLGAMEAIGELKPHQNVVAVIPSTDNVISARAFKPDDVITAMNGKTIEVLNTDAEGRLALADGISYAKHHGANYLVDVATLTGGVIVALGTHTTGAMTNDSAFLQHIAKASIETGEPIWELPITERDKKRVRGSKVADLNNSPGREGHAIMAGTFIGEFAEQTPWVHLDIAGTATSAASHELGPSGATGVMVRTLAAMVCSFEAK, encoded by the coding sequence ATGTTTTCGCACGTAGAAACATATGGTGTTGATCGCCAAACAGAAGCGCTCGTAATCGGTTTATTTAATCAAAACCAACAGTTTGACGGCCTTCTAAAAGAAATTGATGATGCTTTGGGTGGACAGCTCATTCATTTGATTAAGGAAGGAGATATTCGTGTACAAGAAAAACGTATATCAACAATCCATACACTAGGAAAATTAGGAGCAAAACGTCTTTATTTTGTAGGACTCGGACGAAAACAAGCGTTAACTAAAAATGGGCTCAAAGAGAGCTTTGGACTTTTATTTAAAAAGTTAAAAGAAGCGAAGATTTCAAACGCATCGGTCGCCCTTCCTACATTTGATACGGGAGAGTGGTCAGAGCAAGAAACCGCAGCTTTACTAGGGGAAGCTCAACAGCTTGCTATGTATGAGTTTGAAAACTACAAAAAGAAATCAAATGAACCTGACAAGCAGCTTGAGAAAATTGAACTGTTTTCTTTACATAAAGACGTTGTACAATCTGCGTTGGTTGGATATACGTACGGAAGAGCAACAAATTCAGCGCGCACCCTCGTTAACTTACCAAGCAATATGCTAACAGCTACAGATTTAGCTAATTATGCAGTAGAAATGGCACATACATACGATTTTGAATATGAAATTTTAGAAAAAGAAGAGATGGAAACATTAGGAATGGGCGCACTGTTAGCAGTCAATCAAGGTTCCGCAGAGCCTCCTAAAATGATTGTGCTGAAATATCAAGGAAAAGAAAAATGGGAAGACGTTATTGGGTTGGTAGGAAAAGGGATTACCTTTGACACAGGTGGTTACTCTATTAAATCTAAAGACGGGATTGTAGGCATGAAAACAGATATGGGTGGAGCTGCATCTGTGCTTGGCGCAATGGAAGCGATTGGGGAATTAAAACCTCATCAAAACGTAGTAGCCGTCATTCCATCAACTGACAACGTTATTAGTGCACGTGCTTTTAAGCCAGATGATGTTATTACAGCAATGAATGGAAAGACAATAGAAGTGCTGAACACAGATGCTGAAGGGCGTTTAGCGTTAGCTGATGGTATTTCATATGCCAAACATCATGGAGCAAATTATTTAGTAGACGTGGCGACATTAACGGGTGGTGTAATTGTAGCTCTTGGTACACATACAACTGGGGCAATGACGAATGATTCTGCTTTTTTACAGCACATAGCGAAAGCGAGCATTGAGACAGGCGAACCGATTTGGGAGCTGCCTATTACAGAACGAGACAAAAAGCGTGTTCGGGGAAGTAAGGTAGCAGATTTAAACAACTCTCCTGGACGGGAGGGGCACGCAATTATGGCAGGAACCTTTATTGGTGAGTTTGCAGAGCAAACACCATGGGTTCATTTAGATATTGCTGGAACTGCAACGTCCGCTGCTTCTCATGAATTAGGACCTTCAGGTGCAACAGGCGTGATGGTGCGAACACTAGCTGCAATGGTTTGTTCATTTGAAGCCAAGTAA